In Candidatus Nomurabacteria bacterium, the following proteins share a genomic window:
- a CDS encoding UDP-N-acetylmuramoyl-tripeptide--D-alanyl-D-alanine ligase, whose protein sequence is MKKFLKSVVVRILTFEAKRLLNRRRPVIVAVTGSVGKTAAKDAIYSILKNHYVTRKSEKSFNSEIGVPLTVLGLPNAWNNPFLWLKNIVDGFFIAFFAKDYPEYLIIEAGIDRPNDMVNLTKWLKPHIVVLTRLPDVPVHVEYFASPEAVVEEKLRLVDALDPEGVIVYNHDDEIIQSKLPEFRHKAIGFSRYLSSHFLAGKDQIYYRDDVPAGISFVIDNLGDKYEVKVAGAVGVQYVYTCAAAIATAVSCGVSVAEAAKALEEYLPPPGRMNILAGIKGTVIIDDSYNASPAATVQALATLKEIRYAKRKIAVLGDMLELGQFSAREHEKIGEFVPHCADVLFTVGVRARSMAEASLNNGLSDKTVYQYDDAARAGRELQAFIKPGDVILIKGSQGVRAERIVEEIMQEPERASELLVRQGREWQKRK, encoded by the coding sequence ATGAAAAAGTTTTTGAAATCAGTTGTTGTTAGAATTCTTACTTTTGAGGCCAAACGGCTCTTGAATCGTCGTCGCCCGGTAATTGTGGCGGTAACAGGTAGTGTCGGTAAGACAGCCGCCAAAGATGCTATCTATAGTATCTTAAAAAATCACTATGTGACCAGGAAAAGTGAGAAAAGTTTTAATTCTGAAATTGGAGTCCCACTTACTGTCCTTGGTTTACCGAATGCTTGGAACAATCCTTTTTTGTGGCTTAAAAATATAGTGGACGGTTTTTTTATTGCCTTTTTTGCTAAGGATTATCCTGAATATTTGATTATCGAAGCTGGTATCGATAGGCCAAATGACATGGTAAATTTAACTAAATGGCTCAAGCCACACATTGTAGTTTTGACTAGATTGCCTGATGTGCCGGTACATGTTGAATATTTTGCTTCACCTGAAGCCGTAGTTGAAGAAAAATTAAGACTCGTTGACGCGCTTGATCCGGAAGGGGTTATAGTTTATAACCACGATGATGAAATTATCCAATCAAAGTTACCCGAGTTCAGACATAAAGCAATCGGTTTTAGTCGTTATCTAAGCTCTCATTTTTTAGCTGGGAAAGACCAGATATACTATCGGGATGATGTACCAGCCGGAATCAGTTTTGTGATTGATAATCTTGGTGACAAGTATGAAGTTAAAGTGGCGGGAGCCGTTGGTGTGCAGTATGTCTATACATGCGCCGCCGCCATTGCTACTGCCGTTTCGTGTGGAGTCTCAGTAGCAGAGGCGGCTAAGGCGCTTGAGGAATATCTGCCTCCACCTGGTCGGATGAATATATTAGCCGGTATTAAAGGGACGGTGATTATTGATGACTCATACAACGCATCACCAGCTGCTACAGTCCAAGCCCTCGCCACCTTAAAAGAGATTCGTTACGCCAAGCGCAAAATTGCTGTACTAGGTGATATGTTGGAGTTGGGTCAATTTTCGGCACGTGAACACGAGAAAATAGGTGAATTCGTGCCACACTGTGCTGATGTCTTGTTTACAGTTGGAGTCAGGGCGCGGAGTATGGCAGAAGCGTCTCTAAATAATGGCTTGAGTGACAAAACGGTCTATCAATACGACGATGCCGCTAGAGCTGGTCGAGAGTTACAAGCTTTTATCAAGCCTGGTGATGTTATTTTGATTAAGGGTTCACAAGGAGTGCGAGCCGAAAGGATTGTTGAAGAAATAATGCAGGAGCCAGAACGAGCATCTGAGCTGCTGGTCAGACAGGGTAGAGAGTGGCAGAAAAGAAAGTAA
- a CDS encoding penicillin-binding protein 2, translated as MRQQMVLRIRIITGLVLFLALVLVFRLYQIQVVHGEEYTEKAESQYVHTKQDLYSRGSIYFTTKDGEKVSAASISSGYLLSFNPEMIQDAAIVCEKLLPYLSISKDRCINRATLPDRTYVEIETTLSDDVADKISDLDIDGVQLYRNQWRYYPGADLVARTIGFVGYSAETENELHGKYGLERYYDEVLFHDTEVQSVNFFAEIFSNLGRAVYEKDESPKGDVVTTIEPVVARMLSTQLQETNDKYQSKMTGAIIMDPKTGAIYAMDVVPGYNLNDRGTSTVEQFRNPLVEDVYEFGSTIKALTMAAGLDSGVITRDSTYYDAGTITLNSMTISNYDGRGRGTVPMQEILNQSLNTGVSYIAQKMGKDKFREYFLNFKLGSETGIDQPNEVYGLVDNLNSPREVEYATASFGQGIALTPIATIRALATLGNGGRLVTPHIASEVIYDNGTTREIRYPEGDQVLSERTSEEISRMLTIVVDDALANGKKSLPQHTIGAKTGTAQIANPNGGGYYDDRYLHSFFGYFPAFDPKFIVFMYTVEPKGVRYASETLTDPFMNIAKFLINYYTIPPDR; from the coding sequence ATGAGACAGCAAATGGTTTTAAGAATTCGCATTATAACCGGATTAGTGCTTTTTTTGGCACTGGTCTTGGTTTTTCGTCTATATCAGATTCAAGTTGTTCATGGGGAGGAATATACAGAAAAAGCGGAGAGTCAGTATGTTCATACTAAACAGGATTTGTATTCCCGTGGCTCAATATATTTTACGACCAAGGATGGCGAAAAGGTTTCAGCCGCTTCAATTAGCTCTGGTTACTTATTATCATTTAATCCGGAGATGATACAAGATGCGGCAATCGTCTGTGAAAAATTATTGCCTTATCTATCTATTTCTAAAGACCGCTGTATAAATCGGGCGACCTTACCTGATCGCACTTATGTTGAAATTGAAACCACTTTGTCAGATGACGTGGCTGATAAGATATCAGACCTTGATATAGACGGTGTACAGTTGTATCGCAATCAGTGGCGATATTATCCCGGTGCCGATTTAGTAGCTAGAACCATTGGCTTTGTGGGCTATAGTGCTGAGACAGAAAATGAGCTGCATGGGAAATATGGTTTGGAACGTTATTATGATGAAGTTTTATTTCATGATACAGAAGTGCAGTCAGTCAACTTCTTTGCTGAAATATTTAGTAATCTAGGACGCGCGGTCTATGAGAAAGATGAGTCACCCAAGGGTGACGTGGTGACGACAATTGAGCCGGTGGTGGCCAGAATGCTGAGTACCCAGTTGCAGGAAACTAACGATAAATATCAAAGTAAGATGACCGGTGCCATTATAATGGATCCAAAAACCGGTGCTATCTATGCGATGGATGTCGTACCTGGTTATAACCTAAATGACCGTGGAACTTCTACGGTCGAGCAATTTAGAAACCCGCTAGTTGAAGATGTTTATGAGTTTGGTTCGACTATAAAAGCCTTAACCATGGCGGCCGGTCTTGATAGTGGGGTGATTACTCGTGATTCAACTTATTATGATGCGGGAACCATCACTCTTAATTCAATGACTATAAGCAATTATGATGGTCGCGGGCGTGGTACTGTACCGATGCAAGAGATTTTAAATCAATCTTTGAACACTGGTGTTTCGTACATAGCTCAGAAAATGGGTAAAGATAAGTTCCGAGAATATTTTCTTAATTTCAAGTTAGGGAGTGAGACTGGTATAGATCAACCCAATGAAGTTTATGGATTGGTCGACAACCTTAACTCACCGCGAGAGGTTGAATATGCTACTGCTTCGTTTGGCCAAGGTATTGCTCTCACGCCGATTGCGACGATTAGAGCTTTGGCTACCTTAGGTAATGGAGGACGATTAGTGACACCGCATATAGCTTCAGAAGTTATCTATGATAATGGTACAACTCGTGAGATTCGGTATCCTGAAGGAGATCAGGTCTTGTCTGAAAGAACTAGTGAAGAAATATCCAGAATGCTTACAATCGTGGTCGATGATGCTTTGGCCAATGGTAAGAAATCCTTACCACAGCATACCATTGGGGCCAAGACTGGGACAGCTCAGATTGCCAATCCTAACGGTGGCGGATACTACGATGATCGCTACTTACACTCATTTTTTGGCTACTTTCCAGCCTTCGACCCAAAATTTATTGTTTTCATGTATACTGTAGAACCAAAGGGGGTGAGATATGCGTCTGAGACCTTAACTGACCCATTTATGAATATTGCAAAGTTTTTAATCAATTATTACACCATTCCACCTGACCGTTAA
- the rsmH gene encoding 16S rRNA (cytosine(1402)-N(4))-methyltransferase RsmH — translation MKKHITVLQAEAVRALNLKPDSVVVDATYGGGGHALSICRSLDENGVYIGIDADKAAFLNKRKELEETKPVIHLVNDNFSNLEQILGSLHIKKVDAILADLGWRTDQFEGGGKGFSFQADEPLLMTYGQPEDNIFTAYDLVNTWAEEDLANVLYGYGDERFARRIAKAIVTAREKTPISTARQLAEIITQAVPKQSAYKKSINPATKSFQAIRIAVNDELKVLEKFVDQAAFFLEQEGRLAIISFHSIEDRIVKLKFRELAETEEFELVVKKPITANEEELSKNPRARSAKLRIIRKIFLTDKTQHEYKGNHQE, via the coding sequence ATGAAGAAACATATTACCGTCTTACAAGCTGAGGCTGTCAGGGCTCTCAATCTAAAACCAGATAGTGTCGTTGTCGATGCTACTTATGGTGGCGGAGGTCACGCATTGTCAATTTGCAGAAGCTTAGATGAAAACGGAGTATATATTGGTATTGATGCCGACAAAGCTGCCTTTCTAAACAAAAGAAAGGAATTAGAGGAAACCAAACCAGTCATTCATCTAGTGAATGATAATTTTTCAAATTTAGAACAAATATTAGGTTCTTTACATATTAAAAAGGTTGACGCAATTTTAGCGGATTTAGGGTGGCGTACAGACCAGTTTGAGGGTGGTGGAAAGGGTTTTTCGTTTCAAGCGGATGAACCACTTCTCATGACCTACGGTCAGCCGGAAGATAACATCTTTACCGCCTATGACTTGGTTAATACTTGGGCTGAGGAGGATTTGGCGAATGTTCTATACGGATACGGTGACGAACGATTTGCTCGACGAATTGCCAAGGCGATAGTAACGGCTCGCGAAAAAACTCCGATTAGTACCGCCAGACAGTTGGCTGAAATCATTACCCAAGCTGTACCAAAACAATCTGCCTACAAAAAGAGCATCAACCCAGCCACTAAAAGTTTCCAAGCGATACGCATTGCCGTTAATGATGAGCTTAAGGTTCTAGAAAAATTTGTTGATCAAGCTGCGTTTTTTCTAGAGCAAGAGGGAAGGTTGGCTATCATAAGTTTTCATTCGATTGAAGACCGGATAGTAAAGCTCAAATTTAGGGAATTGGCTGAAACTGAGGAATTTGAACTAGTGGTCAAAAAACCGATCACAGCCAATGAAGAAGAGTTGTCCAAAAATCCCAGAGCACGAAGTGCAAAATTAAGAATTATCAGAAAAATTTTTTTAACAGACAAAACACAGCATGAATACAAAGGTAATCACCAAGAATAA
- the mraZ gene encoding division/cell wall cluster transcriptional repressor MraZ has translation MLIGEHKHTLDPKKRLSLPSKWRKELGKKLVVTRGLDNCLFVYPLREWQKITEKIGQLPLGQADTRSFNRFFLSGAVEVEVDSVGRILVPDFLKDFAHLNSSVVLAGIHDRIEIWDEERWTEYKRKIEIEADSLAEKLGEIGVL, from the coding sequence ATGTTAATCGGCGAACACAAGCATACGTTGGATCCTAAGAAACGGCTGTCCTTACCGTCTAAATGGCGTAAGGAACTTGGGAAAAAGCTGGTGGTAACCCGAGGTCTCGACAACTGTCTCTTTGTATATCCGCTCCGGGAGTGGCAGAAGATCACTGAAAAGATTGGTCAACTGCCACTCGGACAGGCGGATACAAGAAGTTTCAATCGATTCTTCTTATCAGGAGCAGTAGAGGTGGAGGTAGATTCAGTTGGACGTATTCTCGTGCCAGACTTTTTGAAAGATTTTGCACACCTGAATTCAAGTGTAGTGCTTGCAGGTATACATGATCGTATCGAAATTTGGGATGAGGAAAGATGGACTGAGTACAAACGCAAGATAGAAATCGAAGCCGATTCGCTTGCTGAAAAACTCGGTGAAATAGGTGTCCTATAA